Sequence from the Hamadaea flava genome:
GCCGCTGTTCGACATGTCCGTCGATGCGTACTCGGCCGACGCGCCCGGTCTGATCGCCACCCTCCTCACCTGGCACGTCGTGGCGATCCCGGGCATTCTCAGCACGGTGGCCTGCATATACGCCGCGCTTGTCGCTTGACGTGAGTGCGCTGTCGCGGCCTGGCGGACGGCATAGGATCGCGGCATGGGAACGGAGATCGAACGCAAGTTCCTGCTCGCCTCGGACGCCTGGCGGTCCTCGGTCGAGCGGTCCATCTCCATGGTGCAGGTCTATCTGGCGTACACCCCGCATTCCCAGGTACGCCTGCGCCGCACCGGTGACAAGGCGTACCTGACGGTGAAGGGCGCGAAGACCGGGATCTCCCGCGCGGAGATCGAGACCGAGGTGCCGCCGTCGTTCGCCGACGAGATCCTCGAAGCGGGGCTTTACGCCCTCAACCCGGTCGTGAAGACCCGCCACCTCGTCCCGGTGGCCGGCCACGTCTTCGAGATCGACGAGTACGCCGAAGCCAACGCCGGGCTGGTCGTCGCCGAGCTGGAACTGCCGGCCGAGGACACTCCGCATCCGCGCCCGGACTGGCTGGGGGACCAGATCAGCGACGATCCCCGGTACGCCAACCTCGCTCTCGCCGAATCCCCGTTCACCACCTGGCGCTGAGTCGCGGCGAGTCAGCGCGACGGCGGCGGGGCGGTGCTTCCGCGGACGACCAGACGCGTTGGAACGAGCGTGGTGCCGGTCTCGTGCTCGGCGCGCTCGATCTGCCGCAGTACGCCTTGGACGCAGCGCCGGCCGACTTCGGCGAAGTCCTGGTGGACCGTGGTCAGCGGTGGGATGAAGGAGTTCGCCTCGGGGATGTCGTCGAAGCCGACGACGCTGACGTCCTCGGGGATCGACTTGCCTCGTTCGTGGAGCGCGCGGAGGATGCCGAGCGCCATCTGGTCGTTGGCGGCGAAGACCGCCGTGCAGCCGGGTTCCTCGGCCAGGCGGAGCCCGGCCTGGTAGCCGGATTC
This genomic interval carries:
- a CDS encoding CYTH domain-containing protein, with translation MGTEIERKFLLASDAWRSSVERSISMVQVYLAYTPHSQVRLRRTGDKAYLTVKGAKTGISRAEIETEVPPSFADEILEAGLYALNPVVKTRHLVPVAGHVFEIDEYAEANAGLVVAELELPAEDTPHPRPDWLGDQISDDPRYANLALAESPFTTWR